A single window of Salvia splendens isolate huo1 chromosome 8, SspV2, whole genome shotgun sequence DNA harbors:
- the LOC121744256 gene encoding palmitoyltransferase ZDHHC12-B-like isoform X4: MNIEMIMVLIGLCCIMLSDPGFLTHHSCAHLSGQNSIEEIKSHGEELKVSTSVAHQESPAEEEFTRYRRVRYCRYCKNYVMGLDHHCPAFGNCIGQRNHALFIMLVVGFAISEASFVVCASHFTAKSETSKEIGEKPITLRNLVVGTALFCVIQVVWQVVFIMWHVHCACFNIKTDEWINWKNYPEFRSKVIPHEGQPHPDAQFINPYDKGILRNLKEFFATDAYLPCRL, encoded by the exons ATGAACATTGAAATGATTATGGTGTTAATCGGCCTATGCTG TATTATGTTATCAGACCCTGGATTTTTGACCCATCATTCTTGCGCTCACCTATCTGGTCAGAATTCTATCGAGGAAATTAAATCCCATGGAGAG GAATTGAAAGTTTCAACTTCAGTTGCACATCAAGAGTCCCCAGCTGAAGAA GAATTTACTAGATACAGGAGGGTAAGATATTGCAGGTACTGCAAGAATTATGTTATGGGACTTGATCATCATTGTCCTGCTTTTGGAAACTGTATAG GTCAAAGAAATCATGCTCTTTTTATCATGCTTGTTGTTGGTTTTGCAATATCTGAGGCTTCTTTTGTAGTGTGTGCTTCACATT TTACAGCTAAGTCTGAGACCTCAAAAGAAATTGGAGAAAAG CCTATTACATTGAGAAACTTGGTTGTTGGTACGGCATTATTTTGCGTGATTCAAGTGGTTTGGCAG GTGGTTTTCATAATGTGGCATGTCCATTGCGCATGTTTTAACATCAAAACTGATGAATGG ATAAATTGGAAAAATTATCCAGAATTCCGGAGTAAAGTCATACCCCATGAAG GCCAGCCCCATCCCGACGCACAATTCATTAACCCTTACGACAAAGGAATTTTAAGAAATCTGAAGGAGTTCTTTGCAACAGATGCATATCTTCCTTGCAGATTGTGA
- the LOC121744256 gene encoding palmitoyltransferase ZDHHC18-A-like isoform X2 gives MLQPEEEIIPRHNPKWNKSSIVSCLVSLISVSFTHFSFSLLPFFLPASSFLSLLPLSAVLLVLVMGLGRLCKRVAGVRASAPAFVFFSILFVWAIYISVVRRVISSLLDIVMNIEMIMVLIGLCCIMLSDPGFLTHHSCAHLSGQNSIEEIKSHGEELKVSTSVAHQESPAEEEFTRYRRVRYCRYCKNYVMGLDHHCPAFGNCIGQRNHALFIMLVVGFAISEASFVVCASHFTAKSETSKEIGEKPITLRNLVVGTALFCVIQVVWQITSSSLRWFS, from the exons ATGCTACAACCAGAAGAAGAAATTATCCCACGCCACAATCCAAAATGGAACAAATCTTCCATAGTTAGTTGCTTGGTTTCTTTGATCTCAGTTTCCTTTACACACTTCTCCTTCTCTTTGCTCCCTTTCTTCCTCCCAGCTTCATCCTTCCTCTCCCTTCTTCCTCTCTCAG CGGTGTTGCTCGTACTCGTGATGGGATTGGGGAGATTGTGCAAGAGGGTTGCTGGAGTGAGGGCTTCGGCGCCAGCTTTTGTTTTCTTCAGCATTCTTTTCGTATGGGCTATTTACATATCTGTGGTTCGCCGAG TTATTTCATCTTTGTTGGACATTGTAATGAACATTGAAATGATTATGGTGTTAATCGGCCTATGCTG TATTATGTTATCAGACCCTGGATTTTTGACCCATCATTCTTGCGCTCACCTATCTGGTCAGAATTCTATCGAGGAAATTAAATCCCATGGAGAG GAATTGAAAGTTTCAACTTCAGTTGCACATCAAGAGTCCCCAGCTGAAGAA GAATTTACTAGATACAGGAGGGTAAGATATTGCAGGTACTGCAAGAATTATGTTATGGGACTTGATCATCATTGTCCTGCTTTTGGAAACTGTATAG GTCAAAGAAATCATGCTCTTTTTATCATGCTTGTTGTTGGTTTTGCAATATCTGAGGCTTCTTTTGTAGTGTGTGCTTCACATT TTACAGCTAAGTCTGAGACCTCAAAAGAAATTGGAGAAAAG CCTATTACATTGAGAAACTTGGTTGTTGGTACGGCATTATTTTGCGTGATTCAAGTGGTTTGGCAG ATAACTTCTTCGTCTCTTAGGTGGTTTTCATAA
- the LOC121744256 gene encoding palmitoyltransferase ZDHHC12-B-like isoform X3, translating into MQLCVIFLCLHISNAISLLNAVISSLLDIVMNIEMIMVLIGLCCIMLSDPGFLTHHSCAHLSGQNSIEEIKSHGEELKVSTSVAHQESPAEEEFTRYRRVRYCRYCKNYVMGLDHHCPAFGNCIGQRNHALFIMLVVGFAISEASFVVCASHFTAKSETSKEIGEKPITLRNLVVGTALFCVIQVVWQVVFIMWHVHCACFNIKTDEWINWKNYPEFRSKVIPHEGQPHPDAQFINPYDKGILRNLKEFFATDAYLPCRL; encoded by the exons ATGCAGTTATGCgtaatatttttgtgtttacaTATCAGTAATGCTATTTCTTTACTTAATGCAGTTATTTCATCTTTGTTGGACATTGTAATGAACATTGAAATGATTATGGTGTTAATCGGCCTATGCTG TATTATGTTATCAGACCCTGGATTTTTGACCCATCATTCTTGCGCTCACCTATCTGGTCAGAATTCTATCGAGGAAATTAAATCCCATGGAGAG GAATTGAAAGTTTCAACTTCAGTTGCACATCAAGAGTCCCCAGCTGAAGAA GAATTTACTAGATACAGGAGGGTAAGATATTGCAGGTACTGCAAGAATTATGTTATGGGACTTGATCATCATTGTCCTGCTTTTGGAAACTGTATAG GTCAAAGAAATCATGCTCTTTTTATCATGCTTGTTGTTGGTTTTGCAATATCTGAGGCTTCTTTTGTAGTGTGTGCTTCACATT TTACAGCTAAGTCTGAGACCTCAAAAGAAATTGGAGAAAAG CCTATTACATTGAGAAACTTGGTTGTTGGTACGGCATTATTTTGCGTGATTCAAGTGGTTTGGCAG GTGGTTTTCATAATGTGGCATGTCCATTGCGCATGTTTTAACATCAAAACTGATGAATGG ATAAATTGGAAAAATTATCCAGAATTCCGGAGTAAAGTCATACCCCATGAAG GCCAGCCCCATCCCGACGCACAATTCATTAACCCTTACGACAAAGGAATTTTAAGAAATCTGAAGGAGTTCTTTGCAACAGATGCATATCTTCCTTGCAGATTGTGA
- the LOC121744691 gene encoding uncharacterized protein LOC121744691: MLLDDMAEKKEMSEAFTYHYEVNASNQLVALFWCDGLMKMNYHMFGDIVVFDSTYNTNRQFWIPTYFRDFPLGSMIRTTSISESENSFYKKILKPRANIAEFYLNLNNAVEFQRNSRTKLDYHDAIVLPILVTTLPFEKHVSTLYTDSMFKKIQKEIIEGNDRCRVLGFSSTDMVDTYKLGDNNHNSHFVRHDKTDDSYSNNEVKKITDRYCQSIWMKTPLPNAIHGQFDYVLPTTSIVDDRQTVSNQGISMFYGFLRRFVTDIDVLRAFVDGVKELGNSLQTGTPTTSASEKRRLIEEFYVMVRPEVVEVHPLDIVKTKGHAISSASRLIYKREKVIKETTRPLRRCKACDEMGHHDSRNCPMLKEMAAEKELRKGKRKY; encoded by the exons ATGTTGTTGGATGATATGGCTGAGAAGAAGGAAATGTCTGAGGCGTTCACATATCACTATGAAGTCAACGCTAGTAACCAGTTGGTTGCTCTCTTTTGGTGCGATGGTTTGATGAAAATGAATTACCATATGTTTGGTGATATTGTTGTGTTTGACTCTACATATAACACAAATAG GCAATTCTGGATACCGACGTACTTCAGAGATTTTCCACTTGGTTCGATGATTAGGACTACGTCCATATCTGAATCGGAGAACAGCTTCTACAAAAAAATTTTGAAGCCCCGAGCTAACATTGCCGAATTCTACTTGAATCTCAACAATGCCGTTGAATTCCAGCGGAACTCTAGAACAAAGTTGGACTACCACGATGCAATTGTCCTGCCTATATTGGTCACTACCTTGCCATTCGAGAAACATGTTTCGACGCTGTACACCGATAGTATGTTCAAGAAAATACAAAAAGAAATTATTGAGGGTAATGACAGATGCCGCGTGCTTGGTTTTTCATCTACAGATATGGTTGACACCTACAAGCTTGGGGACAACAATCACAATTCGCATTTTGTGAGACACGATAAGACTGATGACTCATACTC gaacaatgaagtgaaaaaaattaCTGATAGATACTGCCAAAGCATATGGATGAAGACTCCGTTACCCAATGCTATACATGGACAGTTTGATTACGTCCTACCTACCACGTCCATCGTTGACGATAGGCAAACTGTTTCAAATCAAGGGATTTCGATGTTCTATGGTTTTCTTCGACGATTTGTGACGGACATTGATGTGCTTCGTGCATTTGTAGATGGTGTGAAAGAACTTGGTAATTCTCTTCAAACTGGAACTCCTACAACGTCCGCCTCGGAAAAGAGACGATTGATTGAAGAGTTTTATGTGATGGTAAGGCCTGAGGTAGTTGAGGTCCATCCTCTGGATATTGTCAAGACCAAGGGCCATGCTATCAGCTCCGCGAGCCGTCTGATTTACAAGAGAGAAAAGGTTATTAAAGAGACTACTAGACCTCTTAGACGGTGTAAGGCGTGCGATGAGATGGGCCATCACGACTCTAGAAATTGTCCAATGCTTAAAGAGATGGCAGCGGAGAAAGAGCTGCGTAAGGGCAAGAGGAAATATTGA
- the LOC121743515 gene encoding mitochondrial import inner membrane translocase subunit Tim9-like: MDKNLLETDISSLSESDQARISSIIDQMQTRDSLGLYSNLSQRCFNDCVTSFYRKTLGKQEEICVMRCTEKFLRLSTRVATRFAELNQDGSPQ; encoded by the exons ATGGATAAGAATTTGTTAGAAACGGATATCTCATCTCTCTCCGAGTCCGATCAAGCACGAATTTCTTCGATTATCGACCAGATGCAAACGCGCGACAG CCTTGGTTTGTATAGCAATCTTTCACAAAGATGCTTCAATGACTGCGTAACTTCCTTCTACCGTAAAACTTTAGGCAAGCAAGAAGAAATTTGCGTGATGAGATGTACAGAGAAGTTCTTGAGGCTCTCAACGAGGGTGGCGACAAGGTTTGCTGAACTCAACCAAGATGGTTCGCCGCAATAG
- the LOC121744256 gene encoding palmitoyltransferase ZDHHC12-B-like isoform X1, with protein MLQPEEEIIPRHNPKWNKSSIVSCLVSLISVSFTHFSFSLLPFFLPASSFLSLLPLSAVLLVLVMGLGRLCKRVAGVRASAPAFVFFSILFVWAIYISVVRRVISSLLDIVMNIEMIMVLIGLCCIMLSDPGFLTHHSCAHLSGQNSIEEIKSHGEELKVSTSVAHQESPAEEEFTRYRRVRYCRYCKNYVMGLDHHCPAFGNCIGQRNHALFIMLVVGFAISEASFVVCASHFTAKSETSKEIGEKPITLRNLVVGTALFCVIQVVWQVVFIMWHVHCACFNIKTDEWINWKNYPEFRSKVIPHEGQPHPDAQFINPYDKGILRNLKEFFATDAYLPCRL; from the exons ATGCTACAACCAGAAGAAGAAATTATCCCACGCCACAATCCAAAATGGAACAAATCTTCCATAGTTAGTTGCTTGGTTTCTTTGATCTCAGTTTCCTTTACACACTTCTCCTTCTCTTTGCTCCCTTTCTTCCTCCCAGCTTCATCCTTCCTCTCCCTTCTTCCTCTCTCAG CGGTGTTGCTCGTACTCGTGATGGGATTGGGGAGATTGTGCAAGAGGGTTGCTGGAGTGAGGGCTTCGGCGCCAGCTTTTGTTTTCTTCAGCATTCTTTTCGTATGGGCTATTTACATATCTGTGGTTCGCCGAG TTATTTCATCTTTGTTGGACATTGTAATGAACATTGAAATGATTATGGTGTTAATCGGCCTATGCTG TATTATGTTATCAGACCCTGGATTTTTGACCCATCATTCTTGCGCTCACCTATCTGGTCAGAATTCTATCGAGGAAATTAAATCCCATGGAGAG GAATTGAAAGTTTCAACTTCAGTTGCACATCAAGAGTCCCCAGCTGAAGAA GAATTTACTAGATACAGGAGGGTAAGATATTGCAGGTACTGCAAGAATTATGTTATGGGACTTGATCATCATTGTCCTGCTTTTGGAAACTGTATAG GTCAAAGAAATCATGCTCTTTTTATCATGCTTGTTGTTGGTTTTGCAATATCTGAGGCTTCTTTTGTAGTGTGTGCTTCACATT TTACAGCTAAGTCTGAGACCTCAAAAGAAATTGGAGAAAAG CCTATTACATTGAGAAACTTGGTTGTTGGTACGGCATTATTTTGCGTGATTCAAGTGGTTTGGCAG GTGGTTTTCATAATGTGGCATGTCCATTGCGCATGTTTTAACATCAAAACTGATGAATGG ATAAATTGGAAAAATTATCCAGAATTCCGGAGTAAAGTCATACCCCATGAAG GCCAGCCCCATCCCGACGCACAATTCATTAACCCTTACGACAAAGGAATTTTAAGAAATCTGAAGGAGTTCTTTGCAACAGATGCATATCTTCCTTGCAGATTGTGA
- the LOC121744690 gene encoding uncharacterized protein LOC121744690, with amino-acid sequence MECQEVREQHHDQEQHHDQEQQEQGQSGWHRVSLTLTAQEKNLIAQFLLQQSKAGVLPRGSFTEAAKRFGIHKRTALRIWKVSKQQMDRGEPVIMRSRASGYQHKDKLMLDEEKFRNLSMLERSTIRKVASKMEVSKSTIGRFIKSRQLKPHTSAIKPTLTEANKLARMKWCLSHIQPTLEEGKLLYHSMHNIIHIDEKWFYMTKTSDRYYLLPDEDVPYRSCKSKRFITKVMFMAAVSRPLFGSDGETIFDGKIGLFPFTEEVPAQRRSKNRPKGTIETKPIQSINKEVVTACLLNQIIPTIKAKWPANASKKIFIQQDNAKPHLRAADQQFESLASTDGFEFHLISQPPNSPDTNVLDLGYFRAIQSLQDDKIATNVDDLLRNVFTSFEELSPQTLNRVFITLQSCLTAILQVHGKNDYNIPHLNKDRLQRTGGLPLQLQVEEGLVRESLEYLKLPENNTGDTYDIGHLNHVLGY; translated from the exons ATGGAATGTCAGGAGGTCAGAGAGCAGCACCATGATCAGGAGCAGCACCATGATCAGGAGCAGCAGGAGCAAGGGCAGAGTGGATGGCACCGGGTTTCATTAACCTTGACCGCCCAAGAAAAAAACCTCATTGCGCAGTTTCTTCTACAGCAAAGTAAGGCTGGAGTGCTGCCAAGAGGTTCATTTACAGAGGCAGCCAAGAGATTTGGCATCCATAAAAGGACAGCATTAAGAATTTGGAAGGTCAGCAAGCAGCAAATGGACAGAGGGGAACCTGTTATAATGAGGAGCAGAGCATCAggttatcaacacaaagataaaCTTATGCTAGATGAAGAAAAGTTTAGAAACCTGTCTATGCTTGAGAGATCAACCATAAGGAAAGTTGCTTCTAAGATGGAAGTAAGCAAGTCAACAATTGGTAGATTCATTAAGAGTAGACAGTTAAAACCGCATACAAGTGCTATCAAGCCTACATTGACTGAAGCCAACAAACTTGCAAGGATGAAATGGTGTCTTTCTCATATTCAGCCAACATTAGAAGAAGGTAAACTTCTTTACCATTCAATGCACAACATAATTCATATTGATGAGAAATGGTTCTACATGACAAAGACATCAGATCGATATTACCTTTTGCCGGATGAGGATGTGCCATATAGGTCCTGTAAGTCCAAGAGATTCATCACTAAAGTGATGTTCATGGCTGCTGTCAGTAGGCCACTGTTTGGTAGTGATGGGGAAACCATTTTTGATGGTAAAATAGGCCTATTCCCGTTCACAGAGGAAGTACCAGCCCAAAGAAGGTCTAAGAACAGGCCAAAGGGGACAATTGAGACCAAACCTATTCAATCCATCAACAAGGAAGTCGTGACAGCCTGTCTTCTAAACCAG ATTATACCAACAATCAAGGCCAAATGGCCAGCCAATGCAAGTAAGAAGATTTTCATCCAGCAAGATAATGCCAAACCTCACCTAAGAGCTGCTGATCAACAGTTTGAATCACTTGCTAGTACTGATGGTTTTGAATTCCATCTAATTAGCCAACCACCCAACTCCCCAGACACAAATGTGTTAGATCTAGGGTATTTTAGGGCAATACAATCACTTCAAGATGACAAAATTGCCACCAATGTAGATGACTTGCTGAGGAATGTGTTTACCTCATTTGAAGAGCTCTCACCACAAACACTCAATAGAGTATTTATCACACTACAAAGCTGTCTGACAGCAATACTACAAGTGCATGGGAAGAATGACTACAACATCCCTCACTTAAACAAGGACAGATTGCAAAGAACTGGAGGGCTGCCCTTACAACTTCAAGTTGAAGAGGGTTTGGTAAGAGAGAGTTTGGAGTACCTAAAGCTGCCTGAAAACAACACTGGAGACACCTATGACATAGGGCATCTTAACCATGTTTTAGGGTATTAG
- the LOC121742964 gene encoding fasciclin-like arabinogalactan protein 4, with the protein MAFSNFIPHIAPTILFYFLLLPSPISSLNITLLLSSYPSFSDFNSLLSSTGIAADLAARSSLTLLAVPNPLLRAPSSPNLADVLRYHVLLEYLSLPDLRRIPPTGKLVATLLQTTGRAAANSGSVNITIDSNSITFHSPASNATLISPIKSLPYNISILSLNSLLIPADPDLAASETRPPLGLNITSTLINGHDFNVAAAMLAASGVISEFEADEGGAGITMFVPTDEAFADLPPSAKFQSLAADRKAVVLRFHMLHSYYPLGSLESIVNPVQPTLATEQNGAGSFTLNISRVNGSVGIDTGIVQASVTQTVFDQNPVAIFGVSRVLLPREFFGRDPIDLYKPSGGGAPPPDIAMSPENYGPANHLSAGGAGGGGVGVFWGLWCTVIFYFLN; encoded by the coding sequence ATGGCTTTCTCAAACTTCATTCCCCATATTGCCCCTACAATCCTCTTCTATTTCCTCCTCCTACCCTCCCCCATTTCCTCCCTCAACATCACCCTCCTCCTCTCCTCCTACCCCTCCTTCTCCGACTTCAATTCCCTCCTCTCCTCCACCGGCATCGCCGCCGATCTCGCCGCCCGCTCCTCCCTCACCCTCCTCGCCGTCCCCAACCCCCTCCTCCGCGCCCCCTCCTCCCCCAACCTCGCCGACGTCCTCCGCTACCACGTCCTCCTCGAATACCTCTCCCTCCCCGACCTCCGCCGCATCCCCCCCACCGGAAAACTCGTCGCTACCCTATTACAAACCACCGGCCGCGCCGCCGCCAATTCCGGCTCTGTCAACATCACAATCGACTCGAATTCGATCACATTCCACTCCCCGGCCTCCAACGCAACCCTAATTTCCCCAATCAAATCCCTACCCTACAACATCTCGATCCTCTCCCTCAATTCGCTCCTTATCCCCGCCGATCCCGATCTTGCCGCGTCAGAGACGCGCCCCCCGCTAGGGCTCAACATCACCAGCACGCTGATCAACGGCCACGACTTCAACGTCGCGGCGGCGATGCTCGCCGCGTCGGGCGTGATTTCCGAATTCGAGGCGGACGAAGGCGGCGCCGGGATCACGATGTTCGTCCCCACCGACGAGGCCTTCGCCGACCTCCCTCCCTCGGCGAAATTTCAATCCCTAGCGGCGGATCGGAAGGCAGTGGTGCTCCGATTCCACATGCTCCACTCCTACTACCCGCTCGGCTCGCTGGAGTCGATCGTGAATCCGGTCCAGCCGACGCTCGCGACGGAGCAGAACGGCGCGGGGAGCTTCACGCTTAACATCTCCCGCGTCAATGGATCTGTTGGAATCGACACTGGAATCGTGCAGGCGTCGGTGACGCAGACGGTTTTCGATCAGAATCCGGTCGCGATTTTTGGGGTTTCGAGAGTGCTGTTGCCGCGGGAGTTTTTCGGGAGGGATCCGATTGATCTCTACAAGCCTAGCGGCGGCGGTGCTCCGCCGCCGGATATCGCTATGTCGCCGGAGAATTATGGGCCGGCGAATCATTTGTCGGCGGGAGGGGCTGGCGGCGGAGGAGTGGGGGTATTTTGGGGATTGTGGTGTacggtaattttttattttctgaattga